One region of Limnospira fusiformis SAG 85.79 genomic DNA includes:
- a CDS encoding GAF domain-containing protein, translating to MMQQLRNLNQKSDWINASVWKDIEQEMLLLLNPLDSSSTLFDVHCFQLILCYLFRDYESALQAAELVSNYIDDGLSVFNRGEYLFYDSLTLLVQAETMSGSKRDVILDKIRQNQGLMSSWNNHIYASFQHRYLLVEAELERLPNQILSAQQKYEQAVSEAIKNGAIQEIAIAYELAAEFYRKQNLERFFVIYIKAAHGTYSRWEATAKVKDIKYRYPDIFSPANWWKSSISQSREYPSNAKIFNLGHVLQADQTLSGETFLASLLAKTMKIIIENTDAEIGYLILPCDHKSSQEISQEWMIEAIAEMDIDEVTVLRSIPLNTLSDKSFPKSIINYVARTYEYVLLNNAYNDHQNFRDDEYIKSHHSRSILGIPLIRQKRLIGILYMEKNRQNDSFGYAQIEVVSLLYFQVAIG from the coding sequence ATGATGCAACAATTGCGGAATTTAAACCAAAAATCAGACTGGATTAATGCCTCGGTATGGAAAGATATAGAACAGGAAATGTTATTGCTATTAAATCCGCTTGATAGCAGTTCAACTTTATTTGATGTTCACTGCTTCCAATTAATTCTATGCTATCTATTTCGAGATTATGAATCGGCTTTACAGGCGGCTGAATTAGTTAGTAATTATATCGATGATGGTTTAAGTGTTTTTAATCGCGGAGAATATTTGTTTTATGATTCTCTGACTTTATTGGTACAGGCAGAAACTATGTCTGGGTCAAAGCGGGATGTTATTTTAGATAAAATCCGCCAAAATCAGGGGTTAATGTCATCCTGGAATAATCATATTTATGCGAGTTTTCAACATCGGTATCTTTTGGTAGAGGCGGAGTTAGAACGCCTGCCTAATCAGATATTATCAGCACAGCAAAAGTACGAACAAGCGGTTTCTGAGGCGATTAAAAATGGTGCGATTCAAGAAATAGCGATCGCCTATGAATTGGCGGCAGAATTTTATCGAAAACAAAATTTAGAGAGATTTTTTGTGATTTATATAAAGGCGGCTCATGGCACTTATAGCCGCTGGGAAGCTACCGCAAAAGTTAAAGATATTAAGTATCGATATCCTGATATTTTTTCTCCGGCTAACTGGTGGAAAAGTTCAATATCTCAGAGTCGAGAATACCCAAGCAATGCCAAAATTTTTAATCTGGGTCATGTTCTACAGGCTGATCAAACCTTGTCTGGAGAAACTTTTTTAGCCAGTCTGTTGGCTAAAACCATGAAAATTATTATTGAGAATACAGATGCAGAAATAGGTTACTTAATTTTACCATGTGACCATAAATCCAGTCAAGAAATATCTCAAGAATGGATGATTGAAGCTATAGCAGAGATGGATATTGATGAGGTGACGGTTTTGCGGTCAATTCCCCTTAATACACTGTCAGACAAATCTTTTCCTAAGTCAATCATTAACTATGTGGCGCGCACTTATGAATATGTGTTGCTTAATAATGCTTATAATGACCACCAAAATTTTCGGGATGATGAATATATTAAAAGTCATCATTCCCGGTCAATTCTAGGTATTCCTTTAATTCGGCAAAAACGGCTAATTGGGATTTTGTATATGGAAAAAAATAGGCAAAATGACAGTTTTGGATATGCTCAAATAGAAGTGGTGAGTTTACTATATTTTCAGGTAGCAATTGGCTGA
- a CDS encoding PAS domain S-box protein, which translates to MNSQNHSGDVTKDEDILMIIEDEEEGEESSVLSDSDGMESGKPWKIMLVDDDKEVHQATRMVLKSLTFQDRPLTFISAYSGGEAKEAIAANPDTAVLLLDVVMETNNAGLDLVKYIRTQLNNPWVRIILKTGYPGEAPEDSVIIDYDINDYKTKVEMTQQKLMTTIIAALRSYRDIIELEESRKALNKLNQNLQYLVQKRTQTLTEKNFILQQEIDKSRRLEEALIESNQKLRGILDIAEEAIISVGEDQRITLFNQGAERIFGYTIDEVIGQPLNILLPKNLHQIHEKHIQNFGKKEIVNSPMKGRREIVGLRKNGEFFPAEASISRLQLPDQVIYTAMLQDISDRQQAEQERQRLNQDLETRVKQRTQQLPNQIEQQKQIEQALRESEEKFRQFAEAISEAFFIVSRSGEVLYISPAYQQIWGRTCESLYQEPESWFDSIDVNYRPKVISGMKHQFLRKKELELEYPIFRPDGERRWIRACSFPIYDQDGNIYRFAGIAEDITVRKEAEEELQAREVALRELYQIAVAPNLNFNQRLESLLSMGRLQFGLEIGMLSHIQGDRYQVVAVQTPPGLTPPIEKGDLFRLNNTFCEATFNSSEIVCITSAAQSEYKNHPAYHNLGLQAYIGVRIIVGQHVYGTINFCSPHPRHTPFRNSERQLLQLIAMWIGNEIERQQAKKVLEQAFQNTLLQQQITDEIRQSLDSQHIVQATVSLVGEAFHVNRCLIHRYSAATSEPQITMVAEYLRGEYKPFLGVEIPIHKNRHLAILLNQDQAIASDDVYQDPLLFPHYDLCRQIHLKSMLSVRTSYKGEPNGVISLQQCDRFRHWTHEEIELIEAIAQQVGIALAQAQLLEQEKLHKLELEHKNQALKEATRHAQAANRAKSEFLANMSHEIRTPMNAILGFCDLLQSLVSEPRQQQYVKSIAASGKTLLSLINDILDLSKIEAGKMELHQEPIDLRVMLEEIYQIFCHKAAEKKVELIREINDNLPKAIMFDEVRLRQILLNMVGNALKFTDEGWVKISVVTNSNTPLNAENPESTISLEIAIADTGIGIAPEQQQRIFDSFIQSEGQSTRKYGGSGLGLAITKRLTQMLGGTISLESQLGKGSQFTLIFPNVTPIDWQPDDYKLVEKNDDLNAVKPSKILVVDDVQSNLDLIQGYFVNSHHHLLLAHNGIEAIQIAELEQPDVIMMDLRMPELDGVEATKQLKENPVTKQIPIIILTASSLDRDHQELSSIQDGFLHKPVSRSQLVLVLKQLLPQDTVNAVDQVDDDTSPATPDLPVSPEPPYASISELLEKLQEHEDRFWPELGQTLKMRDLQAFAEQLVQWSHQYPYPAFVEYASTLSSQLEQFDWDKIPGTVRAFPDLRRSLIDIYGE; encoded by the coding sequence ATGAATAGTCAAAACCATTCAGGTGATGTTACTAAAGATGAAGATATTTTAATGATTATTGAGGATGAGGAAGAAGGCGAGGAGTCTTCTGTTTTATCTGACAGCGATGGGATGGAGTCCGGTAAACCCTGGAAAATTATGCTGGTCGATGATGATAAAGAAGTGCATCAAGCGACACGAATGGTTTTAAAAAGTTTGACTTTTCAAGATAGACCTTTAACTTTTATTTCGGCTTATTCGGGGGGGGAAGCCAAAGAAGCGATCGCCGCTAATCCTGACACGGCTGTTTTATTGTTAGATGTGGTGATGGAAACTAATAATGCGGGTCTGGATTTAGTTAAATATATCCGTACACAGCTTAATAATCCCTGGGTGAGAATTATCCTCAAAACTGGATATCCGGGGGAAGCGCCGGAAGATTCTGTAATTATTGATTATGATATTAATGATTATAAAACTAAGGTAGAAATGACTCAGCAAAAATTGATGACAACTATTATTGCTGCTTTACGTTCCTATCGAGATATTATCGAATTAGAGGAGAGTCGCAAAGCCTTAAATAAACTCAATCAGAATTTGCAGTATTTAGTCCAAAAACGTACTCAAACATTAACCGAGAAAAATTTTATATTACAACAAGAAATTGATAAAAGTCGCCGATTAGAGGAAGCCTTAATTGAGAGTAATCAAAAGTTGAGGGGAATTTTAGATATTGCGGAAGAGGCGATTATTTCTGTGGGAGAAGACCAACGGATTACTTTATTTAATCAGGGTGCAGAAAGAATTTTTGGCTATACTATCGATGAGGTGATTGGACAACCTCTGAATATTCTGTTACCTAAAAATCTCCACCAAATACATGAAAAACATATCCAAAATTTTGGTAAAAAGGAAATTGTAAATTCTCCGATGAAGGGAAGGCGAGAGATTGTAGGACTACGGAAAAATGGGGAATTTTTTCCGGCTGAGGCTTCTATATCTAGGTTGCAATTGCCTGATCAAGTAATTTATACGGCGATGTTACAAGATATTAGCGATCGCCAACAAGCTGAACAGGAACGTCAGCGGCTTAATCAGGATTTAGAAACTAGGGTTAAACAGAGAACTCAGCAACTACCAAACCAAATTGAACAACAAAAACAAATTGAACAAGCTTTGCGGGAAAGCGAGGAAAAGTTCCGTCAATTTGCTGAGGCAATTTCCGAAGCATTTTTTATAGTTTCTCGCAGTGGAGAAGTCCTATATATTAGTCCAGCTTATCAGCAAATTTGGGGCAGAACTTGTGAGAGTTTATATCAAGAACCTGAGTCTTGGTTTGATTCGATAGATGTGAATTATAGACCGAAAGTAATTAGTGGAATGAAACACCAATTTCTGAGAAAAAAGGAATTAGAGTTAGAGTATCCTATTTTTCGCCCAGATGGTGAAAGACGCTGGATTCGTGCTTGTTCTTTTCCGATTTATGATCAGGACGGAAATATTTACCGCTTTGCTGGTATTGCTGAGGATATTACAGTTCGGAAAGAAGCAGAAGAAGAGTTACAAGCTAGAGAAGTTGCTCTCCGAGAATTATATCAGATTGCTGTGGCTCCTAATCTGAATTTTAATCAGAGACTAGAATCTTTACTGTCTATGGGACGACTACAATTTGGCTTAGAAATTGGGATGCTTTCTCATATTCAGGGCGATCGCTATCAGGTGGTAGCGGTACAAACTCCCCCAGGACTGACACCACCTATTGAAAAAGGCGATTTATTCCGATTAAACAATACCTTTTGTGAAGCCACTTTTAACAGTTCGGAAATTGTCTGTATTACCTCGGCGGCACAGTCGGAATATAAAAACCATCCAGCCTATCATAACCTAGGACTCCAAGCCTATATTGGGGTGAGGATTATAGTAGGACAACATGTATATGGAACTATTAACTTTTGTAGTCCCCATCCTCGCCATACTCCCTTTCGCAATAGTGAACGGCAATTGTTGCAATTAATTGCCATGTGGATTGGTAATGAAATCGAACGTCAACAGGCTAAAAAAGTTCTGGAACAGGCTTTTCAAAATACTTTACTACAACAACAGATAACAGACGAAATTCGCCAAAGTCTCGACAGCCAACACATTGTTCAAGCTACAGTTAGTTTAGTGGGGGAAGCCTTTCATGTGAATCGCTGTTTAATTCATCGTTATTCCGCCGCCACTTCTGAACCGCAAATAACTATGGTAGCAGAATATTTAAGGGGTGAGTATAAGCCTTTTTTGGGGGTAGAAATACCCATTCACAAGAATCGACATCTTGCCATATTATTAAATCAGGATCAGGCTATAGCTTCTGATGATGTCTATCAAGATCCCCTACTGTTTCCCCATTATGATCTCTGTCGCCAAATTCATTTAAAATCCATGTTAAGCGTTCGGACTTCCTACAAAGGCGAACCTAATGGAGTCATTAGTTTGCAACAGTGCGATCGGTTTCGCCATTGGACTCACGAAGAAATTGAACTAATAGAAGCTATCGCTCAACAAGTAGGAATTGCTTTAGCACAGGCGCAACTTTTGGAACAGGAAAAGTTACACAAACTAGAACTAGAACACAAAAATCAAGCCCTGAAAGAAGCCACACGCCACGCCCAAGCTGCTAACCGTGCTAAGAGTGAATTTTTAGCTAATATGAGTCACGAAATCCGTACCCCTATGAATGCGATTCTAGGATTTTGCGATCTCCTACAGAGTTTGGTGTCGGAACCTCGTCAACAGCAATATGTTAAATCCATTGCAGCTAGTGGGAAAACTTTACTTTCTTTGATTAATGATATTCTGGATTTATCAAAAATTGAAGCGGGGAAAATGGAACTCCATCAGGAACCGATTGATTTACGGGTTATGCTAGAAGAAATCTATCAAATTTTTTGCCACAAAGCAGCCGAAAAAAAGGTGGAATTGATTAGAGAAATTAACGATAATTTGCCGAAAGCGATTATGTTTGATGAAGTCAGGTTACGACAGATTTTGTTAAATATGGTGGGAAATGCTCTCAAATTTACTGATGAAGGCTGGGTGAAAATTTCGGTGGTGACTAACAGCAATACTCCCCTAAATGCGGAGAATCCCGAATCTACTATATCCCTAGAAATAGCGATCGCTGATACCGGAATTGGTATCGCTCCAGAACAACAGCAACGCATTTTTGATAGTTTTATTCAAAGTGAAGGACAAAGCACCCGCAAATATGGTGGTTCAGGACTAGGGTTAGCAATTACTAAACGACTCACCCAAATGCTTGGGGGAACTATCAGCCTAGAAAGTCAACTGGGTAAAGGTAGTCAATTTACTTTAATTTTCCCAAATGTTACACCCATAGACTGGCAACCCGATGATTATAAACTCGTCGAAAAAAATGATGATTTAAACGCGGTCAAACCGAGTAAAATATTAGTCGTTGATGATGTCCAATCAAACTTGGATTTAATTCAGGGATATTTTGTAAATTCCCACCATCATCTGTTGCTCGCACATAATGGCATCGAGGCGATTCAAATAGCGGAACTAGAACAACCTGATGTAATTATGATGGATTTGCGAATGCCGGAATTAGATGGAGTGGAAGCCACCAAACAGTTAAAGGAAAATCCGGTCACTAAGCAAATTCCAATTATTATTTTAACGGCTTCATCCCTCGATCGCGACCACCAAGAACTATCTTCTATCCAGGATGGTTTTTTGCATAAACCTGTGAGTCGTTCACAGTTAGTCTTAGTCTTAAAACAACTACTTCCCCAGGACACTGTAAATGCTGTTGATCAAGTTGATGATGATACCTCCCCAGCTACCCCTGATCTTCCGGTTTCACCAGAACCCCCCTATGCTTCCATTAGTGAATTACTGGAAAAACTCCAGGAACACGAAGACAGATTTTGGCCAGAACTAGGACAAACTCTCAAAATGAGGGATTTACAGGCTTTTGCGGAGCAGTTGGTTCAATGGTCCCACCAGTACCCCTATCCGGCTTTTGTGGAATATGCTTCTACCCTGAGTTCCCAACTCGAACAATTTGACTGGGACAAAATCCCTGGGACGGTGAGAGCCTTCCCAGACCTGCGACGATCGCTTATAGATATTTATGGTGAATAA
- a CDS encoding GGDEF domain-containing response regulator: MELIAQCVVNCFQPENFLILIVDDVSKNLQVVGAMLDDVGYATTFATSGKQAIERVKTANPDLILLDLMMPEINGLQVCEHLKADPLYAEIPIIFLTASNESEHLLQAFSQGAVDYVTKPYKAPELLARVKTHLELKYTRDELKQALVELEKLATTDPLTGIANRRHLLTLAEREFQRTHRYNNPFSVLMIDIDHFKLINDNYGHNIGDEALKIMADVTVNALRKVDIFGRFGGEEFVVFLPETQADEALLVAERIREAIATTPIYVDDQTIHITVSIGVTIYESSEISLDGLLMEADKALYDAKKQGRNQVVIYPKFNQVN, encoded by the coding sequence TTGGAATTAATAGCCCAGTGTGTAGTGAACTGTTTTCAACCAGAAAATTTTTTGATTTTGATTGTTGATGATGTCAGCAAAAATTTGCAGGTCGTTGGAGCGATGCTTGATGATGTCGGTTACGCCACCACTTTCGCCACCAGCGGTAAACAAGCGATCGAAAGAGTCAAAACTGCTAATCCTGACTTGATTTTACTTGATTTAATGATGCCGGAAATTAACGGTTTGCAGGTGTGTGAGCATTTAAAAGCTGACCCGCTTTATGCAGAAATTCCGATTATTTTCCTCACCGCTAGTAATGAATCTGAACATTTACTTCAGGCTTTTAGTCAAGGGGCTGTCGATTATGTTACTAAACCCTATAAGGCTCCTGAACTACTGGCTCGCGTTAAAACTCATTTAGAGTTAAAATATACTCGCGATGAATTGAAACAAGCATTAGTTGAGTTAGAAAAGTTAGCCACGACAGACCCTTTAACAGGTATTGCTAATCGTCGCCATCTCTTAACTTTGGCGGAGCGAGAATTTCAACGCACCCACCGCTATAATAACCCCTTTTCTGTGTTAATGATAGATATTGATCATTTTAAGTTAATTAATGATAATTATGGTCATAATATCGGAGATGAAGCACTAAAAATTATGGCAGATGTCACGGTTAATGCTTTAAGAAAAGTGGATATTTTTGGCAGGTTTGGAGGGGAAGAATTTGTGGTATTTTTACCAGAAACCCAAGCTGATGAAGCCCTATTGGTAGCGGAAAGGATTAGAGAGGCGATCGCCACAACTCCCATATACGTTGATGACCAGACTATTCATATAACTGTGAGTATTGGTGTGACCATTTATGAATCATCAGAAATTAGTCTCGATGGCTTACTTATGGAGGCAGATAAAGCACTTTATGACGCTAAAAAACAAGGTCGTAATCAAGTGGTAATTTATCCCAAATTTAACCAAGTTAATTAA
- a CDS encoding adenylate/guanylate cyclase domain-containing protein, with product MKSLLPIGITRCLNARLSRRIAFWVATSIVVIELIILVPSVYRRRQELLSKLQHLTSQKIAWIVETYPHKTPEDFLKQLQNLHYMNSDIMGGSLYSSDGQLIGSFGETPALSYPEARDVQILYVNTPEGDRYDLTCDTFPRLDDYLIILRYDASPIHREVWYFIVRIAGLVLIISVFVTGATMVVLNYLVILPILNLRQDLIKAGSAITNHQLPPQFYAASVQSRDELGDVISAFMDMYNQISEAIAQQKQAEEALRQEKEKSDELLLNILPETIAYKLKNTHTCIANRFEQATILFADITNFTELASQLTPTELVDLLNQLFSAFDRLTDKYGLEKIKTIGDAYMVVGGIPNPRDDHPQAVADMALEMQQVVQQFHCVRLPVSEASGLGEGSTDDHKQGEISHQLNIRIGINMGPVVAGVIGLKKFTYDLWGDAVNTASRMESQGEPGKIQVSQTVYWHLKPQYILEKRGVVSVKGKGNMTTYWLISKRSKSVD from the coding sequence ATGAAATCACTACTCCCCATAGGAATTACTAGATGTCTAAATGCGCGCCTGTCTAGGCGGATTGCCTTTTGGGTTGCCACTAGCATAGTTGTGATTGAATTAATTATTTTGGTGCCATCAGTGTATCGTCGTCGCCAAGAGTTGTTATCTAAATTGCAGCACCTAACCTCTCAAAAAATCGCTTGGATAGTAGAAACTTACCCCCATAAAACGCCGGAGGATTTTCTCAAACAACTGCAAAATTTACATTATATGAACTCTGATATTATGGGAGGGTCTCTCTATAGTTCCGACGGACAACTAATTGGCAGTTTTGGGGAAACTCCAGCTTTATCTTATCCAGAAGCCAGAGATGTACAAATACTGTATGTAAACACTCCCGAAGGCGATCGCTATGATCTTACCTGTGATACTTTTCCCCGCCTAGATGATTATCTCATTATCCTCCGCTATGATGCCTCTCCTATTCATCGGGAAGTCTGGTATTTTATTGTACGAATTGCGGGACTGGTTTTGATTATTTCTGTGTTTGTCACTGGTGCGACTATGGTAGTGCTTAACTATTTAGTGATTTTGCCGATTTTGAATTTACGCCAGGATTTAATCAAGGCGGGTTCAGCTATTACTAATCATCAGTTACCCCCTCAGTTTTATGCTGCTTCTGTCCAAAGTCGGGATGAACTAGGGGATGTAATTAGCGCATTTATGGATATGTACAATCAAATTTCGGAGGCGATCGCGCAACAAAAACAAGCCGAGGAAGCCTTACGCCAAGAAAAGGAAAAATCCGATGAATTATTGTTAAATATTCTGCCGGAAACCATAGCCTATAAGTTAAAAAATACCCACACTTGTATTGCGAATAGATTTGAACAGGCGACTATTTTATTTGCAGATATAACTAATTTTACCGAACTCGCTTCCCAATTAACACCCACAGAATTGGTGGATTTACTTAATCAACTTTTTTCCGCTTTTGACCGCCTTACAGATAAGTATGGTTTGGAAAAAATTAAAACTATTGGTGATGCTTATATGGTGGTTGGGGGAATTCCTAACCCCCGTGATGATCACCCTCAAGCCGTGGCTGATATGGCGCTAGAAATGCAACAAGTTGTCCAACAATTCCACTGCGTTAGGCTTCCGGTTAGTGAAGCATCTGGTTTAGGAGAAGGGTCTACAGATGATCATAAACAGGGGGAAATTAGCCACCAACTTAATATCCGTATTGGTATTAATATGGGTCCGGTGGTGGCTGGGGTTATTGGTTTAAAAAAGTTTACCTATGATTTATGGGGAGATGCGGTCAATACTGCTAGTCGTATGGAGTCACAAGGTGAACCCGGAAAAATCCAAGTCAGTCAGACGGTATACTGGCATTTAAAACCACAATATATATTAGAAAAACGAGGGGTTGTTTCCGTGAAAGGTAAAGGCAATATGACCACTTACTGGTTAATTAGTAAACGGTCAAAATCTGTGGATTAA
- a CDS encoding sensor histidine kinase → MLYRTLPQKVTEQNAELSQTSQRLKTVQKRLIEAEKMATLGGLVAGVAHEINTPVGTGIMAASFLVSETQKLMSICRSQPLKRSTLNTYLGMVSESRKLIFSNLQRSAELVQSFQQVAVDQTSLERRTFALKPYLEEILLNIRPKLKQTHHRIVVEGDDTIEVDSYPGAISQVITNLVINALIHADQPFESGQLYLKIAEVSDNHFLIEYSDDGCGIPPETLEHIFDPFFTTTRNQGGNGLGLHIVYNLVTKTLKGTIDCESQVGVGSKFIINCPRYPQK, encoded by the coding sequence TTGCTGTATCGAACGTTGCCACAGAAAGTAACTGAACAAAATGCGGAACTTTCCCAGACATCGCAACGGCTAAAAACGGTGCAAAAACGACTAATTGAAGCGGAAAAAATGGCGACTTTAGGGGGGTTGGTAGCGGGGGTGGCTCATGAAATTAACACTCCGGTGGGGACGGGAATTATGGCGGCTTCTTTTTTGGTGAGTGAAACTCAAAAGTTGATGAGTATTTGTCGATCGCAACCGTTAAAGCGATCGACTTTAAATACCTATCTTGGTATGGTATCGGAAAGCCGTAAACTGATTTTCAGTAACCTCCAGCGTTCAGCAGAATTAGTCCAGAGTTTTCAGCAAGTAGCCGTTGACCAAACATCCCTAGAAAGGCGAACTTTTGCTCTCAAACCCTATTTAGAGGAAATTCTATTGAATATTCGTCCTAAACTGAAACAGACCCATCATCGCATTGTAGTTGAGGGAGACGACACCATAGAGGTAGATAGCTATCCTGGTGCGATTTCTCAGGTGATCACCAATTTGGTGATTAATGCTCTGATTCATGCTGACCAACCATTTGAGTCAGGTCAGTTATATTTAAAGATAGCTGAGGTGAGCGATAATCACTTTTTGATTGAATACAGTGATGATGGTTGTGGTATTCCTCCTGAAACCCTGGAGCATATTTTTGACCCTTTTTTTACTACCACCCGTAATCAGGGGGGGAATGGCTTGGGTTTACATATTGTGTATAATTTGGTAACTAAAACTTTGAAAGGTACAATTGATTGCGAGAGTCAGGTGGGAGTAGGATCTAAATTTATCATCAACTGTCCCCGCTATCCTCAAAAATGA